The Sylvia atricapilla isolate bSylAtr1 chromosome 5, bSylAtr1.pri, whole genome shotgun sequence genome includes a window with the following:
- the SUV39H2 gene encoding LOW QUALITY PROTEIN: histone-lysine N-methyltransferase SUV39H2 (The sequence of the model RefSeq protein was modified relative to this genomic sequence to represent the inferred CDS: inserted 2 bases in 1 codon; deleted 2 bases in 1 codon): MGGGEVAVPGGTADSKRTKAERVFNAPRLAGPVRPGPLTPRRERGRGAEPRXRPALCAPPPSGGGRGRRDPSAAQPTPNMEGWHGAWYVPCLASLETLQEFCRKENLTCKSIGITNRSLKSYEVEYLCDYKVEEGKAYYLVKWKGWPESSNTWEPRKHLNCPLLIQNFLRDKNEFLSRGREGKAMEVRKHVKTLKPAIADYIVKKAKQRIALQRWKEELNRKKNHKAMILVENTVDLEGPPLDFYYINEYKPAPGINVLNGITTGCECADCPAEKCCPKEAGFILAYNKRKKLKIQPGLPIYECNSYCRCGPDCPNRIVQKGTPYSLCIFRTNNGRGWGVKTLQKIKTNSFVMEYVGEVITSEEAERRGQLYDNQGNTYLFDLDYDSDEFTVDAARYGNVSHFVNHSCDPNLQVFNVFIDNLDLRLPRIALFSTRTIKAGEELTFDYQMKGSIDLSSDSAEGLSPSKKRIRTVCKCGAVCCRGYLN; the protein is encoded by the exons ATGGGCGGTGGTGAAGTCgccgtccctggag GCACTGCGGACTCGAAAAGAACAAAAGCCGAAAGGGTTTTCAATGCGCCCCGCTTGGCCGGGCCCGTCCGTCCGGGGCCCCTCACGCCGAGGCGGGAAAGGGGCCGGGGGGCGGAGCCGCG ACGCCCCGCCCTCTGCGCTCCGCCCCCTTccggcggggggcggggccggcgcgaCCCGAGCGCAGCCCAACCCACCCCC AATATGGAGGGCTGGCACGGAG CCTGGTATGTGCCATGTCTAGCTTCACTTGAGACCCTCCAAGAATTTTGTAGGAAGGAAAATCTCACATGTAAATCCATTGGAATCACCAACAGGAGTCTAAAGAGTTATGAGGTGGAATATTTGTGTGACTACAAGGTAGAAGAG GGCAAAGCATACTACCTTGTGAAATGGAAAGGATGGCCAGAATCTTCAAATACTTGGGAACCCCGGAAACATCTAAACTGCCCTTTGCTTATTCAGAACTTTCTTAGAGACAAGAATGAATTCTTGTCTCGGGGGAGAGAAGGCAAAGCAATGGAAGTGAGGAAACATGTTAAAACTTTGAAACCTGCAATTGCAGATTATATTGTCAAGAAAGCTAAACAAAGAATAGCTCTGCAGAGGTGGAAAGAAGAGCTCAACAGGAAAAAGAATCACAAAGCAATGATTCTGGTAGAAAACACCGTGGATCTTGAAGGCCCTCCTTTAGACTTCTACTACATCAATGAGTATAAACCTGCTCCAGGGATAAATGTGCTCAATGGAATAACAACTGGCTGTGAATGTGCTGACTGTCCTGCTGAGAAGTGCTGTCCAAAGGAAGCTGGGTTTATTTTGGCTTACAATAAACGTAAGAAATTGAAAATCCAGCCTGGCTTGCCCATCTATGAGTGCAATTCGTATTGTAGGTGTGGGCCTGACTGCCCGAATAGGATTGTACAGAAAGGGACCCCATATTCCCTCTGCATCTTCAGAACCAACAATGGCCGTGGCTGGGGAGTAAAAACCctccagaaaattaaaaccaacaGTTTTGTGATGGAATATGTTGGAGAG GTGATTACAAGTGAGGAAGCAGAGAGGCGAGGCCAGCTCTATGACAACCAGGGAAATACATACTTGTTTGATTTGGACTATGACTCAGATGAATTTACAGTAGATGCAGCTCGATATGGAAATGTGTCCCACTTTGTGAACCACAGT TGTGATCCAAATCTTCAAGTCTTCAACGTGTTTATTGATAACCTCGACTTGCGTCTTCCTCGAATAGCGCTGTTCTCGACCCGAACCATCAAGGCTGGAGAAGAGCTAACCTTTGACTATCAGATGAAAG GTTCAATAGATCTGAGTTCAGACTCTGCTGAAGGTCTTAGCCCATCCAAGAAGAGGATCAGAACTGTCTGTAAATGTGGAGCCGTGTGTTGCAGAGGTTATCTCAACTGA